A portion of the Caenorhabditis elegans chromosome III genome contains these proteins:
- the Y37D8A.16 gene encoding MARVEL domain-containing protein (Confirmed by transcript evidence) → MAFPSQLLIGMGIKIVIIILTIVTLILLDPAYVTAYISINYDIVIIYIVSALTLLYCLVSILMSFLLAKRGEDTPLTNCGFAEIIFSTAGIIGWLIIIGIGGTISQRTIIETGERFGWIGAMAGLNVGCFLGIAAIFVANLVNDKILQRSQKFNKYDRGVYVQ, encoded by the exons atggCGTTTCCAAGCCAGCTGCTCATCGGTATGGGCATTAAAATTGTGattatt attctcacAATTGTCACACTGATCCTCCTGGACCCAGCATATGTCACCGCATACATCTCAATTAATTATGACATTGTCATCATTTATATTGTCTCTGCACTGACACTTCTCTACTGCCTTGTCTCAATTCTCATGTCATTCCTTTTGGCAAAACGTGGAGAGGATACTCCGCTAACGAATTGTGGATTTGCG gaaatcatCTTCTCAACTGCTGGAATTATAGGATGGCTTATCATTATTGGAATTGGTGGCACAATCTCTCAGAGAACAATTATTGAAACTGGCGAACGATTTGGATGGATTGGG GCAATGGCTGGACTCAACGTTGGATGCTTCCTCGGCATCGCTGCCATTTTCGTTGCAAATCTTGTCAACGATAAGATTCTACAGCGCTcgcaaaagttcaataaataCGATCGTGGAGTTTACGTGCAGTAA
- the rbm-7 gene encoding RRM domain-containing protein (Confirmed by transcript evidence), whose amino-acid sequence MEIKPTPSPPEERTIYVANFSEEVDEELLEELFIQAGPVVKVILRDVRDSNAKFALVEFEDELSVLFAIELMNGVRLFNQELQVKPRNGTNQEELYKRKKGEIEERVRSVAAPDRDGRRDSYRDDRNRNRNGNNRDSWQQQQPPRHHRQYDPLPPPPPPPLMGGSGGHWRSGGERGPPQYSTPQMLPHQHFVNQMMQQQINRSAPPYNGRHQNSTPHRHHDRHGYDRSSSRHHRNDDRRRERY is encoded by the exons atggaaataaaacCAACGCCATCGCCTCCAGAAGAGCGCACAATATACGtggccaatttttcagaagaagtcGATGAAGAATTGCTCGAAGAGCTTTTTATTCAAGCCGGCCCCGTTGTAAAAGTTATTCTGAGAGATGTGAGGGATTCTAATGCAAAATTCGCATTGGTGGAGTTTGAG gacGAATTATCTGTACTATTCGCCATTGAATTGATGAATGGAGTGCGACTTTTCAATCAAGAACTACAAGTAAAGCCGCGAAATGGCACAAATCAGGAGGAATTATATAAgcgaaaaaaaggagaaatcgAGGAAAGAGTTCGATCGGTAGCGGCACCGGATCGAGACGGAAGACGGGATAGCTATAGAGATGATCGGAACAGGAATAG AAACGGAAACAACCGTGACTCAtggcagcagcagcagcctCCTCGTCATCATCGACAATATGATCCTCTTCCACCTCCACCGCCACCTCCACTGATGGGAGGATCCGGAGGACATTGGAGAAGCGGAGGGGAAAGAG gTCCTCCACAATATTCGACTCCGCAAATGCTTCCTCATCAACATTTTGTAAATCAAATGATGCAGCAACAAATTAATAGATCCGCTCCTCCGTACAATGGACGTCATCAGAATTCCACGCCACACCGTCATCACGATCGTCATGGATATGACCGAAGCTCGAGCCGGCATCATCGCAATGATGACAGAAGACGTGAACGTTATTGA
- the npp-25 gene encoding Transmembrane protein 33 homolog (Confirmed by transcript evidence) — MAAPTKILRETGHTSSIIPKLEQFTAHQTQNALGIIACSEIFLVPLLVSLIFSGKGSLLLPFAYYRFLSLRYASRRNPSTRQAFAQMRGSLQNVAMSSSCPRPISSLIYRAIDFISARAPPVM; from the exons ATGGCTGCTCCA acgaaaaTCCTACGTGAAACCGGTCACACCAGCTCAATCATCCCAAAACTGGAACAATTCACTGCTCATCAAACCCAAAATGCTCTCGGAATCATCGCTTGCTCGGAAATCTTTCTCGTTCCACTGCTCGTCTCGCtgattttcagtggaaaaggATCACTGCTCCTGCCGTTCGCCTACTACCGGTTCCTTTCGCTGAGATACGCCTCCAGACGGAATCCGTCGACTCGTCAAGCGTTCGCGCAAATGCGTGGATCACTTCAGAATGTTGCGATGAGCTCGAGTTGCCCCCGTCCGATTAGCTCACTGATCTACAGAGCTATTGATTTCATCTCGGCTAGAGCTCCGCCAGTCATGTGA
- the npp-25 gene encoding Transmembrane protein 33 (Confirmed by transcript evidence) — translation MECVLFAARVLTVFFALNYMIPFIGLVPAHSAYYKIFAASAATFALRLHTRIQGQFALNAQFIQRLIIEDSFHYLVYSVVFLMAAPVSMAALPVTIYAALHACTFMTKILRETGHTSSIIPKLEQFTAHQTQNALGIIACSEIFLVPLLVSLIFSGKGSLLLPFAYYRFLSLRYASRRNPSTRQAFAQMRGSLQNVAMSSSCPRPISSLIYRAIDFISARAPPVM, via the exons ATGGAGTGTGTGCTATTCGCCGCACGAGTTTTGACCGTCTTTTTTGCTCTGAACTACATGATTCCGTTTATTGGATTGGTGCCGGCTCATTCTGCGTATTATAAGATCTTCGCAGCTT ccgcCGCCACATTCGCCCTCCGTCTTCACACGAGAATTCAAGGACAATTTGCACTGAATGCGCAGTTTATTCAGCGTCTCATCATCGAAGATTCATTCCATTATCTCGTCTATTCTGTCGTATTCCTGATGGCTGCTCCAGTAAGCATGGCTGCTCTTCCAGTTACTATCTATGCGGCTCTTCATGCTTGCACTTTTATG acgaaaaTCCTACGTGAAACCGGTCACACCAGCTCAATCATCCCAAAACTGGAACAATTCACTGCTCATCAAACCCAAAATGCTCTCGGAATCATCGCTTGCTCGGAAATCTTTCTCGTTCCACTGCTCGTCTCGCtgattttcagtggaaaaggATCACTGCTCCTGCCGTTCGCCTACTACCGGTTCCTTTCGCTGAGATACGCCTCCAGACGGAATCCGTCGACTCGTCAAGCGTTCGCGCAAATGCGTGGATCACTTCAGAATGTTGCGATGAGCTCGAGTTGCCCCCGTCCGATTAGCTCACTGATCTACAGAGCTATTGATTTCATCTCGGCTAGAGCTCCGCCAGTCATGTGA
- the mrps-10 gene encoding Small ribosomal subunit protein uS10m (Confirmed by transcript evidence) has product MLKLASSLRTGLISRSIRTLAPTVNPAEQQQVQAVLPDKLYSSVEIEYRGHDKAVLKSYTSFLQQVCQHLEIPQGRLEVLPYIRWVQPALRSKFVHKKYKLHYETRTHISKLEILNVTGSTASTFLEYIQRNIPEGVGMRVGFTELQPLPLTIQKN; this is encoded by the exons ATGCTAAAACTCGCTTCATCCCTCAGAACTGGTCTTATAAGCCGAAGCATCCGAACATTAGCGCCAACAGTGAACCCGGCCGAGCAACAGCAAGTTCAAGCAGTTTTACCCGACAAACTGTACAGCTCAGTTGAAATCGAGTATCGTGGGCACGACAAGGCGGTTTTGAAGTCATATACGTCGTTTTTGCAG caagtCTGCCAACACCTGGAGATTCCTCAAGGTCGTCTCGAAGTTCTTCCGTATATTCGATGGGTTCAGCCGGCTCTGCGCTCGAAATTCGtccataaaaaatataaattgcaTTATGAGACGAGAACACACATTTCTAAACTTGAG atcctCAACGTGACTGGCTCCACAGCTTCAACATTCCTCGAATACATCCAACGAAACATCCCAGAAGGCGTCGGAATGCGTGTCGGATTCACCGAACTTCAACCACTACCGCTgacaattcagaaaaattga
- the npp-25 gene encoding Transmembrane protein 33 homolog (Confirmed by transcript evidence), protein MVEIVEEPDDHQSSSTGAGSSGSSSAPPPPPPPAYSSISQYVSANTMECVLFAARVLTVFFALNYMIPFIGLVPAHSAYYKIFAASAATFALRLHTRIQGQFALNAQFIQRLIIEDSFHYLVYSVVFLMAAPVSMAALPVTIYAALHACTFMTKILRETGHTSSIIPKLEQFTAHQTQNALGIIACSEIFLVPLLVSLIFSGKGSLLLPFAYYRFLSLRYASRRNPSTRQAFAQMRGSLQNVAMSSSCPRPISSLIYRAIDFISARAPPVM, encoded by the exons atGGTCGAAATTGTCGAAGAACCCGATGATCATCAATCTTCATCCACCGGAGCTGGATCTTCTGGATCTTCGAGTgccccaccaccaccaccaccgccagcTTATTCCTCGATTTCA caatACGTTTCGGCGAACACAATGGAGTGTGTGCTATTCGCCGCACGAGTTTTGACCGTCTTTTTTGCTCTGAACTACATGATTCCGTTTATTGGATTGGTGCCGGCTCATTCTGCGTATTATAAGATCTTCGCAGCTT ccgcCGCCACATTCGCCCTCCGTCTTCACACGAGAATTCAAGGACAATTTGCACTGAATGCGCAGTTTATTCAGCGTCTCATCATCGAAGATTCATTCCATTATCTCGTCTATTCTGTCGTATTCCTGATGGCTGCTCCAGTAAGCATGGCTGCTCTTCCAGTTACTATCTATGCGGCTCTTCATGCTTGCACTTTTATG acgaaaaTCCTACGTGAAACCGGTCACACCAGCTCAATCATCCCAAAACTGGAACAATTCACTGCTCATCAAACCCAAAATGCTCTCGGAATCATCGCTTGCTCGGAAATCTTTCTCGTTCCACTGCTCGTCTCGCtgattttcagtggaaaaggATCACTGCTCCTGCCGTTCGCCTACTACCGGTTCCTTTCGCTGAGATACGCCTCCAGACGGAATCCGTCGACTCGTCAAGCGTTCGCGCAAATGCGTGGATCACTTCAGAATGTTGCGATGAGCTCGAGTTGCCCCCGTCCGATTAGCTCACTGATCTACAGAGCTATTGATTTCATCTCGGCTAGAGCTCCGCCAGTCATGTGA
- the npp-25 gene encoding Transmembrane protein 33 homolog (Confirmed by transcript evidence), with protein sequence MAAPVSMAALPVTIYAALHACTFMTKILRETGHTSSIIPKLEQFTAHQTQNALGIIACSEIFLVPLLVSLIFSGKGSLLLPFAYYRFLSLRYASRRNPSTRQAFAQMRGSLQNVAMSSSCPRPISSLIYRAIDFISARAPPVM encoded by the exons ATGGCTGCTCCAGTAAGCATGGCTGCTCTTCCAGTTACTATCTATGCGGCTCTTCATGCTTGCACTTTTATG acgaaaaTCCTACGTGAAACCGGTCACACCAGCTCAATCATCCCAAAACTGGAACAATTCACTGCTCATCAAACCCAAAATGCTCTCGGAATCATCGCTTGCTCGGAAATCTTTCTCGTTCCACTGCTCGTCTCGCtgattttcagtggaaaaggATCACTGCTCCTGCCGTTCGCCTACTACCGGTTCCTTTCGCTGAGATACGCCTCCAGACGGAATCCGTCGACTCGTCAAGCGTTCGCGCAAATGCGTGGATCACTTCAGAATGTTGCGATGAGCTCGAGTTGCCCCCGTCCGATTAGCTCACTGATCTACAGAGCTATTGATTTCATCTCGGCTAGAGCTCCGCCAGTCATGTGA
- the Y37D8A.19 gene encoding uncharacterized protein (Partially confirmed by transcript evidence) has protein sequence MKLLIVFFAVISVAAGQSIIWNNNNANRFPSCFACSTAAGFVANIDGQSTNARCTDAASNPAERCPGCCASVALAAGLSADRASGFPSTNGRSCVCCVRSC, from the exons ATGAAGCTTCTTATCGTATTTTTCGCTGTAATTTCTGTGGCTGCGGGGCAGAGC atCATCTGGAACAATAACAATGCTAACAGATTCCCAAGTTGCTTTG ccTGCTCCACTGCCGCCGGCTTCGTCGCCAACATTGACGGCCAGTCTACAAATGCTCGGTGCACTGACGCTGCTTCAAATCCAGCCGAACGATGCCCAGGATGTTGTGCATCCGTTGCTCTTGCCGCCGGGCTCTCCGCAGATCGCGCCTCCGGATTCCCGTCGACAAACGGAAGAAGCTGTGTTTGCTGCGTCAGATCGTGCTAA
- the flp-14 gene encoding KHEYLRF-amide 4 (Partially confirmed by transcript evidence) — protein sequence MMICLPTALLLSAFVVAASGQEAPAGAGASGAAQAPHNPKDCQAILANNGDQQEALLCQLSESSMLLAQLGALVSEGVERLVQTHGLALEEETNEGDNDMEKRKHEYLRFGKRKHEYLRFGKRKHEYLRFGKRKHEYLRFGRK from the exons ATGATGATCTGCCTGCCCACCGCGCTTCTGCTCTCCGCGTTCGTCGTGGCCGCCAGTGGCCAGGAGGCACCGGCTGGAGCCGGAGCTTCTGGAGCCGCACAGGCTCCACACAATCCGAAGGATTGTCAAGCG ATTCTGGCCAACAACGGCGATCAACAAGAGGCGCTTTTGTGCCAATTAAGCGAGAGCAGCATGCTTCTTGCTCAGCTCGGAGCTCTCGTTTCGGAGGGAGTTGAACGTCTCGTTCAGACTCACG GATTGGCTCTCGAGGAGGAGACCAACGAGGGAGACAATGACATGGAGAAGCGCAAGCACGAATACCTCCGATTCGGAAAGAGAAAGCACGAGTATCTCAGATTTGGAAAAAGGAAGCACGAGTACTTGag attcggaAAGAGAAAGCACGAATACTTGCGTTTCGGACGCAAATAA
- the cox-5A gene encoding Cytochrome c oxidase subunit 5A, mitochondrial (Confirmed by transcript evidence), with protein sequence MASLTRAVTRLAIAGRQAVRTIATTTPVSGHGDDIMEKWPADKFDNHFINYLNRPEIDGWEVRKALSELHDYDVIPDPKVVEAALRACRRVNDFALAVRFLEAIKIKCGAQKNRDTVYAYIVKQVEPVLKELGIDTPEQLGYGEPEFFVPEPEYWWEKKWYKDYGYDKHPNIQI encoded by the exons ATGGCCTCGTTGACCCGAGCTGTAACCCGACTGGCCATCGCCGGCCGCCAAGCCGTCCGGACCATCGCCACCACCACCCCAGTCTCCGGACACGGTGACGACATCATGGAGAAGTGGCCCGCTgata agtTCGACAATCACTTCATCAACTACCTCAATCGCCCAGAAATCGACGGATGGGAGGTCAGAAAGG CTCTCTCCGAGTTGCATGACTACGACGTTATCCCAGACCCAAAGGTCGTCGAAGCTGCCCTTCGTGCGTGCCGCCGTGTCAACGACTTTGCTTTGGCTGTTCGTTTCCTTGAGGCTATCAAGATCAAGTGCGGAGCCCAGAAGAACCGTGATACCGTCTACGCCTACATTGTTAAGCAG GTCGAGCCAGTGCTCAAGGAGCTCGGAATCGACACACCGGAACAACTCGGATACGGAGAGCCAGAATTCTTCGTGCCAGAGCCGGAATATTGGTGGGAGAAGAAGTGGTACAAGGACTACGGATACGACAAACACCCAAAtatccaaatttaa